The DNA segment ttgcacaaatggttgggagaaaggatcgagggtggaaccaacctatttgagtgcctaaggaagtcatcaccaacatgaagaggTCCTAATCGGTTTGGcttccaaagaaaacttgaagaccACAAGTCGGCTCGGGGATTTAGATaattggctcacaagatgaagtgaagattcaagcaaagaagccaagtatacaagattgaACACATTAATGAAGATCAAAATCATTATATACCCAAATTTGCATCCAAAGATAAATAAGGCAAATGTTCTAGATACTAAATTATCTAAATTGATGAATTTACTTGCTTTGTCTAGGATTGTATGCcctcaattcaatttattacaATGCCTAGTATAgtttttttcatatggtaggcaAGCAGCTCAGGAGGCGCCAACCCCACAACCACCCATTCTATGCTGACCCGGGCCGGGGCTCGGGGACGGAGGGATGAAAGACAAAGAATATCCCCCTTTTTGACCCATTGGTCTTCAGACCAGACCCATACCATAGCTACAAACACTTTTGAGTCGGAAGTAAAACTCCCTATGGAACCTGTGATCGGTACTTTTGGCTCAGCTGGAGAACCTATGAATATTGGTCCTCTGTAGCAAAAACCACGTTCGTTGCTGGTCTTTCACTTGGAATGGAACAGGAATCTCTTTGGCCCGGGGAATCCCAAACAAAATGTCCACCCTTTCTTTGAACCTTGTAAATGATCGAATAGCTGGATCGATTTCATCTTGTCCCAGTGCCCATGCTCCTACTACTACTTATGCAGCTATTCAACCGTTTACTTGAAAATGGCAACCGCCTGTTCCAGCAGCGGGGGCCTTGCACGAAAGCAAACGTTGCttgtttttctctctttcttatgagcaacctatatggtttattaatTGTATGTTCCTTTCATGACACTaattttacaattggtatctttcatgtgccatgatccaatctataaaataaatccctattgttataaaaaataagtgcatatctctcacaagtattcgagacttgtatgcacatatttagggggggTATACCCTATGGGTTgcgattttgagactaacatgtgtttcaagtaatatcttttatagtctcatggagtgatCAATAAGTtctcggaggtatgcaatgcttaaaagcttcaattggtatcattgtcaattcatttgttcatttaagctatctccatacataatatggtttaaactttcatcttgacatattatctagttgtgcatgtctctctcttatcatatgtatgcacacatatatgagaagtttatattatattatgtgagttttatgaattgtgatccgtgtgttttcatttcaattgATACCATATTCTTTAAATATTATCCCCATAAGTGGTATTCTTTCAATTGGCATCATTCAATTGGAtaatgatttatgaagctctatCCCATATGCTTCAAACgttcttcctcgagttcaacatgtgtttgcaGCCCTTTTGATATTgttgataaaaggggagaagtttgatgaccaaaccAAGAAGCAAGATATCTAGGAATACTAAAGTTGACAAAgacagaagaagaagatacaagaagcaacatgaggcacctaggttgataaaaagggagaagctcttgcataggtcgatcaagggagatagtggcaatagataAATGGGGAGCCATAATAATAGAGGggctaaatggtaagaacatgcatccaagcattATGGTATGGTCTTGTACtctttataattggtatcatttgttatttaCCAATTGTTTTGGTTGTCTTATCATCAATcaacaaaagggggagattgtggcGACCATGCCCTTAGGAAGATTGTAGTGGAATatctttagggcatgtatataatcttagtgattaataacaacatagtcaatgggactaacatgcttgtcaagtatatgctttaataggtctcatggatgcaacaaaagataaGTCATCGAAGTCGGAACAAAAAGAGAAATGAATTAGACTTATTCCATAAATTTTGATGCGATCAAATTggatggatttctatataatcttgtagagctcttcgcaagctttctatagagcctaagatcatcaaaatcggagttcagaGTGAAAAGTTATGCTCAAAATATATAACATTGTTCTGTTGAAATTTACCAAATAATCCAgtgctcacatcaaaattagtccggtgctacaccagataatccggtaaaaacaatgaaaaacagttcggtgttcacaaaaagttTGAATCAGAGTCTTTTGCCttaccagatgatccagtgttcagaaaatgaacacaccggactattatttctagagagctccaaaatgaacatatacacataaGATAATCTGGTACATTTATCCAGTATTTAGTGAGTCGTCACatgatcatctggtgttaacagtttttctgagccgttggggcaatAGCTAATtagcaggtttgaggctataaataccccttcattcagtcatttgaatgtgtggcatgctgctagagtttAGAGAATCTTATATACaattgagaagatatccaagttaccaaagtgcttaaggtgttcatccaaggtaatttagcacaccattagagtatgattagtgctattaggcttagaaagaagtgttgctaggtgttgcaacatagagagtggatcaaggagtgatcaacCGTGTACTAAGAGGTACGCCGATGCtttagagtctttgtgactcgtcggtaacttattgaccctccgacttggtgtggagtggcggcaagaagaTTATACGGAGACATGGAGgctcttatctttgtgactaaagctctgaagtgagACGATGcataagtgaccggaagagaggttagtgataAGACCTCgacttggtggcttatcgtgcttaaagaccttgtcttggtgacttggttgCTTAAGAACTATGATCGAAAGAGACTTGATGatcggaagcatatcctttgtgaagctccaacgtggactaggggtggctcgtgtgccaccaataccatgagataaaaatcccttatgtcaagttgtctctctaccttatttacgttttcacatttacatacttacaatttatcttgctagagtaggttgcaatcctcttgaacggtagagtagacacactagataaatatagaacacatttagataaaaattgagataaatttatcttgtgaagtttttagatagtttctaagtatcctaattcaccctcttaGGATATCACCGTTCCTAACAGGGAGGAGGCGCGACGGCAAGGAGCGGTGGGAGGAGACGGGGAGGCTGGGTCAATGCAAGGTAACAACAGGACTAAGGTTGGTTAGGGGGGGGGGCACGAGGTGACAAGAGGAGGCACGGTGGCAGAGAGCAACAGGAGGCACGATGGCtggagcatatatatatatatattacgtACCTAAGCGCAATACAGATTATCTCTACGCACATCCTCAGTTACAATCCCAACAGTAGTAGCAGTATAGTCACGATCCACAAGATATATcaattactacaaatatatatatgatcgtactctagtcgtaattatgtaattatttgTCATGTGATCATAACTTATTTACCTCTGACGCGCACCCCAGTTACAATCTAAAAACAGTATATTTATAATTCACAAGATAGCTTAGTTACTGCAAATATATAGAATCGTAACTCGATACCTAATCTAgttataattatatattttttatcatataatcaTAATTCAATCATTTGTGccatcataattaattattttcttagtcgtacaTTAAAATGACACAAAGATGATTGCAATTACACTTATGCGCAGAATAAACTCACCGTATACATCATCACCTTCACATGGCACGATCTGCAAACAGAAAAAAAGACGAAATGACGGAAATTAGCAAGTTGGCCCCCACAACGAGACTTACAACCCACCGAACGCACGATATCTTACTACTCTACATGCGATGAATCATGGCTGATGAGTAAGGGTGAAGGTTGCACAAGAGCATCTGACAGAGAGCTGATGCAGGTTTACTTTGTTTTTTCACATCTGTTGGGGTGGCCTTGTCGTCCAGATCTGTTGGAGTGCAGACTGTTGAGCATTGCACTTCATTATGCTGCTTGATGGATGATATCCCTGCAATAGATGTATTGATTAGTAACAAAAAGTTGATTCTGTTTGACCTAATTAGGACATCTGTTTTCAAGATCAGCAGTGAGGTTTACAAGACCCTGTggcatttgttttttatttcgtGCACTTGCCCGCATTCTAAGGAAACCGCCGACAAGGAGGTGAATTACAAGACTGCGTTCCCATACATTAGGGGTAAAAAGAAGGCCATTACACCCTGCCGTCAAAGTTTACgcttttgttaaaaaaaagttagagCATTTCGATAAGAATGAATGTGTAAACTTCGCCCAATTTGTTATTTATCGACCATTCCTAAGTTTCTTTAAATGAGTACAGAGTATTAGTTTACATAGATAGGTTAATTACTTGGTTCATCTTTTAGCTAACTGTATAACTTGTGTTGACCATGTCATGTAAGATCGTGGAGTATAATACGGAGAAGTTGAAAAACAAATATATCTGTGTCTAACGCAAAACTAGAAAAGAGCCAATTGCGCAAAAGCACCAAATGGAATTTCCTTTTTGTAATTTTACAAGAAGCAAACCCCCCGCCCCACAACCATAACCAGAGGCTGTAAACTGTAAAGACAGAAGTCTGCAGGCACATTATAAGCTTTGGGTCAGAGCACatggtgtggtgtggtgtggcAGCATGTTCCAATCAAGCAGAGATCCCCAAACCGGTTTCACTCTTTGTCAAGATCACAAGCTACCTACTCCGCTCCACCACTCAAACCCAAAGATGGAATTCAGCTGCCCTTtggttttcagttttcaccCACCTGCATTCTCCTGTTCTTAAACATGCATCCATATCATTCTAATTCTCCTTCTTGCAGTGAAACAGGGGAcagatctctctctctcgctctctctcatAATCGTCACAGACTATTCTCTCCCTCCCCTTTTTGTCATCGTCAGTCCTCACATGTGGTGGATTTTGCTTAGCCCCTCCGCAAATTTCCACAACCACCACGCCATTCCCTCCCATTCATGTCAGACCGGCCCCCACTTGGTACCCCTCCCTTGCTCTTTCGGAGAGATCCTACTGATATGTGGGGAGGGAACCACTCACATATCAATAACTATTACAGCACCGTGCAGTTCTACAGAGGCACTCCCTCCCACTTGGCACACACTATTCTCTGTCACCCCCAACATTCCCTGCCCCCCCTCCCTCCCTAGCTGTGTCCTGCCTAGCGGTATCAATACCTGCAGCCCACCACCTACCACTGAGCCACACCATTCCCAATTCCCATATAACCACCAGCAGCTCAAGGGCGGCTTGGGAGTGCTGCAacgccatctctctctctctctctagcagCCTTGCCTTGTAGTTGTAGGgagccatctctctctctctctctctagcagCCTTGCCTTGTAGTTGTAGGCAGAGAACGGGGTGTTGCGGCGTGCAGGGCAATGGCGACCTCCTTCCAGGGGACGACGACCAAGTGCACAGCCTGCGACAAGACGGTGTACCTGGTCGACAAGCTCACCGCCGACAACCGCGTCTACCACAAGGCCTGCTTCCGGTGCCACCACTGCAAGGGCACCCTCAAGGTGCCACAACCTATGCTACCATCCTCCCCATAAGCCACTGAATTCAGTTTGTAAAGATGAGCTATTTGAGCTCAGCAAAAAGTTGCTCTTGGACTTCTCTGAGAATAGTAACATTTTGCTGGAAGAAGTGAAATGAAGTAATTAGGTGGCGAAACTTACCAGTATACCGTGACAATGTTCTCTCCTGCAGCTTGCGAATTACAACTCCTTCGAGGGAGTGCTCTACTGCAGGCCTCACTTTGACCAGCTGTTCAAGAGGACCGGGAGTTTGGACAAGAGCTTTGAAGGTATGATCAACTTGTTTCCTTGATTCCTTTGCAATATGGAGAGATCTGGCCGTTCTTGAGCCTGACTGGCATGTCCTCACCCGCAATGGTTCAGGAACTCCAAAGGTTGTCAAGCCAGAAAGAAACATTGAGAATGAGGTACGCAACAAGTTAGGATTCATGTTGTACCGAATAGATGTATTTTGAGTACCTATGAAGttgcattttctttttcagtccAGAAGTTACACataaaaaacgaaaatcatCGAATTATTGATCTGATAGGCATAAACAACCCCTCAAATCTGATGAGAATTGCATGGATTTGAATTTTTGGATACGCACAATGGTTACAGAGAGAAAGAGTGACATACACAGCCACTCAAAACCAAAGTGTGATGCATGGATCTGAACAGAGTAAATCTGTTTCAATAAGAAGTGTATTTAGCagataataagaaaaatatttataaaacctTGGTCCCCAAGAAGCCGATCAGTGTTGTATAGTTTCAGTGTTTCATATCATGCAGTTGGCActattcatatttttgtttttttatcaaCTACTGGCACTTGACGACGCTCATCATGATTGCATATTTGGCAGAATGCTATTAAAGTATCGAGCGCATTTGCTGGCACCAGAGAGAAATGTGTTGGATGCAGCAAGACAGTCTATCCAATCGAGAGGGTACTATTCTATATCTCAATCATTTATTTGTAGTTTGAATCTCCTTTATTTGACAACCTGTAGCCGAAATCCCATATCTATGAAGACAGCATTTGCTGCATTTCCATGTTGGATGCTCAATTATTGATACTTTTCGCTTAAAGATAAGAAAAGGTGACACAGGCATATCGTACCTCTTAAGAGTTTGCATGAATAATAGTGTGCTGATTGCAATGCACGCACCAAACCTGCAGGTTACTGTTAACGGGACTATGTATCATAAGAGCTGCTTCAAGTGCTGCCATGGAGGATGCACCATCAGCCCTTCGAATTACATCGCACATGAAGGGAAGCTCTACTGCAAGCACCACCATATCCAGTTGATCAAAGAGAAGGGGAACTTCAGCCAGCTTGAGAACGAGCACGAGAAGGCGTCACAAGCTGGGTCAGTGGAGGATGAAGAATTAGAATATTAATCCATGGGTGTTTCCAAGAGATAAATAACGagtcttcttgcatttgctctGGGGCAGTATATTTTCGGTGGCACATTCCTTTTCAGTTTTACCAATGGAGGTCTTGCATGTGCATTTCTGCATGTAAACCTTGTTATATTTGAGTCGAACTATCTCTACCTGGTTTGAACCATTTGATCATTATTCACAAGATGCATATACAATCATAGAAATCTAGGTCATAGATTCATCTTTTGATTTATGTGCTATTTGGCTACAGAAtggagaacaaaagaaaaatggatCAGGAATGATAAAGAAATGATGGAAAAATGCGAACG comes from the Phragmites australis chromosome 22, lpPhrAust1.1, whole genome shotgun sequence genome and includes:
- the LOC133904440 gene encoding LIM domain-containing protein WLIM1-like → MATSFQGTTTKCTACDKTVYLVDKLTADNRVYHKACFRCHHCKGTLKLANYNSFEGVLYCRPHFDQLFKRTGSLDKSFEGTPKVVKPERNIENENAIKVSSAFAGTREKCVGCSKTVYPIERVTVNGTMYHKSCFKCCHGGCTISPSNYIAHEGKLYCKHHHIQLIKEKGNFSQLENEHEKASQAGSVEDEELEY